One window from the genome of Nocardioides panaciterrulae encodes:
- a CDS encoding PucR family transcriptional regulator, which yields MTPNERGAAVALARVDALHTGLTQIVLEGGNLDGIAAEVARVLDVGVAFSSTDGRERAAAFSEEHRGLLEEHGLLDPTGRLRTERIGESARAGAGEVRSLRVAAGGVDLARLVCLRGNGPIDADDVHALERAAAVAALLITREEAVTAVENKYRGDFLRDLLLRRTSDDDYVAEHADTFGWDLGRPVVVVCAEIDPPGPEEPAPSRAQRRQWQERFSAAWRQVTRALDPATPSVDFSSEVVTLLPVGELGSGAEAAVAGHDVVRRAVTAVTGDKGGGRRPFSVGVSRVASSLEALPEAYAQARRAVEIGRRVSGGGSTTFFDQLGLHRLIALIPDTGELRAFTRDVLGPLAEATTEAADLRDTLQVLLDTNFNVAEAARLQFFHYNTMRYRVSKLERLLGPLSSDPHLRLDVAVALRVLEIAR from the coding sequence TTGACACCGAATGAGCGTGGGGCTGCGGTGGCGCTCGCCCGGGTGGACGCCCTGCACACCGGGCTGACCCAGATCGTGCTGGAGGGCGGCAACCTCGACGGCATCGCCGCGGAGGTGGCGCGGGTGCTCGACGTGGGCGTCGCGTTCAGCTCCACCGACGGCCGCGAACGGGCCGCGGCGTTCTCCGAGGAGCACCGCGGGCTGCTCGAGGAGCACGGGCTGCTCGACCCGACCGGCCGGTTGCGCACCGAGCGGATCGGCGAGTCGGCGCGGGCGGGCGCGGGCGAGGTGCGCAGCCTGCGGGTGGCCGCCGGCGGCGTGGACCTGGCCCGGCTGGTCTGCCTGCGCGGCAACGGGCCGATCGACGCCGACGACGTGCACGCCCTCGAGCGGGCCGCCGCGGTGGCGGCGCTGCTGATCACGCGCGAGGAGGCCGTCACCGCGGTCGAGAACAAGTACCGCGGCGACTTCCTGCGCGACCTGCTGCTGCGCCGCACCTCCGACGACGACTACGTCGCCGAGCACGCCGACACCTTCGGGTGGGACCTGGGGCGCCCGGTGGTCGTGGTCTGCGCCGAGATCGACCCGCCCGGGCCCGAGGAGCCGGCTCCGTCCCGGGCGCAGCGCCGCCAGTGGCAGGAGCGGTTCTCCGCGGCCTGGCGTCAGGTGACCCGGGCCCTCGACCCCGCCACCCCCAGCGTGGACTTCTCCTCCGAGGTGGTCACGCTGCTCCCGGTCGGTGAGCTCGGGTCCGGCGCCGAGGCCGCGGTCGCCGGGCACGACGTCGTACGACGTGCGGTCACCGCGGTCACCGGGGACAAGGGCGGCGGCCGGCGGCCGTTCTCGGTGGGGGTGAGCCGGGTCGCCTCCTCGCTCGAGGCGCTGCCCGAGGCCTACGCGCAGGCGCGCCGGGCGGTCGAGATCGGCCGCCGCGTCTCCGGCGGCGGGTCGACGACGTTCTTCGACCAGCTCGGGCTGCACCGGCTGATCGCGCTGATCCCCGACACCGGCGAGCTGCGGGCCTTCACCCGCGACGTGCTCGGTCCGCTCGCCGAGGCGACCACCGAGGCGGCCGACCTGCGCGACACCCTGCAGGTGCTGCTGGACACGAACTTCAACGTCGCCGAGGCGGCCCGCCTGCAGTTCTTCCACTACAACACGATGCGCTACCGGGTCTCCAAGCTCGAGCGGCTGCTCGGGCCGCTCTCGAGCGACCCGCACCTGCGCCTCGACGTCGCGGTCGCGCTGCGGGTGCTGGAGATCGCCCGCTAG
- a CDS encoding DUF2877 domain-containing protein: protein MAPDSPAPGSPAPGSLAVSAPPRVRERLRRAPDGPRPVLHRGRHAVYIDLDGWCLGVVGRAAAQVPNALRLVSEDLGALEGRTAHVADGLLHLDGVRLHPGRLVDTGVPGLPAAALCLDAPPAAEPALPAEVVAFAAAADLAGDPARPLAAAQVAHLVGRGGGLTPLGDDVLCGWLATHRAAGRPTPVVDAAVRSLAARTTLLSATLLDCALHGEVLPEFASYLTAVGTPDEPARAARLAAVGHTSGGGLLYGALLARTQLHHTNGVAA from the coding sequence GTGGCTCCCGACTCTCCCGCTCCGGGCTCCCCCGCCCCGGGCTCGCTGGCGGTCAGCGCGCCGCCACGGGTGCGTGAGCGGCTGCGCCGGGCCCCCGACGGACCCCGGCCGGTGCTGCACCGGGGACGGCACGCGGTCTACATCGACCTCGACGGCTGGTGCCTCGGCGTGGTCGGTCGGGCCGCGGCCCAGGTCCCGAACGCGCTGCGCCTGGTCAGCGAGGACCTCGGCGCGCTCGAGGGGCGCACGGCCCACGTCGCCGACGGGCTCCTGCACCTCGACGGGGTCCGGCTGCACCCCGGCCGCCTGGTCGACACCGGCGTACCCGGTCTGCCGGCGGCCGCGCTGTGCCTCGACGCACCCCCGGCCGCGGAGCCGGCGCTGCCCGCCGAGGTGGTCGCCTTCGCCGCGGCCGCGGACCTGGCCGGTGACCCGGCGCGCCCGCTGGCGGCCGCCCAGGTGGCCCACCTCGTGGGCCGGGGTGGTGGCCTGACCCCGCTCGGCGACGACGTGCTCTGCGGCTGGCTGGCCACGCACCGCGCCGCCGGTCGGCCCACCCCGGTGGTGGACGCCGCGGTCCGCTCGCTGGCCGCCCGCACCACCCTGCTGTCCGCGACGCTGCTGGACTGCGCGCTCCACGGCGAGGTGCTGCCGGAGTTCGCCTCCTACCTGACCGCCGTCGGCACCCCCGACGAGCCCGCCCGGGCGGCCCGCCTCGCCGCCGTGGGCCACACCTCCGGCGGCGGCCTGCTCTACGGCGCGCTGCTGGCCCGGACCCAGCTCCACCACACGAACGGAGTCGCTGCATGA
- a CDS encoding DUF1116 domain-containing protein, whose protein sequence is MSTPTTVVSAGADLFADAVAAQAVAVTRVDWRPPMTGTEADLATVAADPLRHEANQRALAAMLGTTAHLVDVAPASEVLGLEPGQFLHAGPPITWDRASGPLRGALMGGAALEGLVADPEDAVRLFERGTDVSLDPCHHHRAVGPMAGVVTPSMWMFVLEDLATGARTHCSLNEGLGKVLRYGAYGPEVLTRLRWMREVLGPLLQGAVRTTVDLSGPVDVTGILTQMLQMGDEAHNRNRAGTLMLLRDLAPALVTSGADAGDVAEVLRFVGGNDHFFLNLAMPACKLALDAARGTEGSTMVVAMSRNGTDFGVQVAGTGDEWFTGPAQLADGLFLGDYGPDDANPDIGDSAITETAGIGGFAMATAPAIVRLVGGSVPDALATTRRMHEITLGENPRWSVPVLEFQGVPSGIDVTRVCRTGILPQINTGMAGKVAGVGQVGAGLVTPPAEIFPKALARLAELTRARG, encoded by the coding sequence ATGAGCACGCCGACCACCGTGGTGTCCGCCGGCGCGGACCTGTTCGCCGACGCCGTGGCCGCCCAGGCCGTGGCCGTCACCCGCGTCGACTGGCGCCCGCCGATGACCGGCACCGAGGCCGACCTGGCCACGGTGGCGGCCGACCCGCTGCGGCACGAGGCCAACCAGCGGGCGCTGGCCGCGATGCTGGGCACGACCGCCCACCTGGTCGACGTGGCCCCGGCCTCGGAGGTGCTGGGCCTCGAGCCCGGCCAGTTCCTGCACGCCGGGCCGCCGATCACCTGGGACCGGGCCTCCGGCCCGCTGCGCGGCGCGCTGATGGGCGGCGCGGCGCTGGAGGGCCTGGTGGCGGACCCGGAGGACGCCGTACGCCTGTTCGAGCGCGGCACCGACGTCTCGCTCGACCCCTGCCACCACCACCGGGCGGTCGGCCCGATGGCCGGCGTGGTCACGCCGAGCATGTGGATGTTCGTGCTCGAGGACCTCGCCACCGGGGCCCGCACCCACTGCTCGCTCAACGAGGGCCTGGGCAAGGTGCTGCGCTACGGCGCCTACGGGCCGGAGGTGCTGACCCGGCTGCGCTGGATGCGCGAGGTGCTCGGCCCGCTGCTGCAGGGCGCGGTCCGCACCACCGTCGACTTGAGCGGCCCGGTCGACGTCACCGGCATCCTCACCCAGATGCTGCAGATGGGCGACGAGGCGCACAACCGCAACCGGGCCGGCACGCTGATGCTGCTGCGCGACCTCGCACCGGCGTTGGTGACCAGCGGCGCGGACGCCGGCGACGTGGCCGAGGTGCTGCGCTTCGTCGGCGGCAACGACCACTTCTTCCTCAACCTCGCGATGCCGGCCTGCAAGCTGGCCCTCGACGCCGCCCGCGGCACCGAGGGCTCGACGATGGTGGTCGCGATGTCCCGCAACGGCACCGACTTCGGCGTCCAGGTGGCCGGCACCGGCGACGAGTGGTTCACCGGGCCCGCGCAGCTCGCCGACGGGCTCTTCCTCGGCGACTACGGGCCCGACGACGCCAACCCCGACATCGGCGACTCGGCGATCACCGAGACCGCCGGCATCGGCGGCTTCGCGATGGCCACCGCGCCCGCGATCGTGCGGCTGGTCGGTGGCTCGGTGCCCGACGCGCTGGCCACCACCCGCCGGATGCACGAGATCACGCTGGGCGAGAACCCGCGCTGGTCGGTGCCGGTCCTGGAGTTCCAGGGCGTGCCCAGCGGCATCGACGTGACCCGGGTCTGCCGGACCGGCATCCTTCCCCAGATCAACACGGGAATGGCCGGCAAGGTCGCGGGCGTGGGCCAGGTCGGCGCCGGCCTGGTCACCCCGCCGGCGGAGATCTTCCCGAAGGCGCTCGCCCGGCTCGCCGAGCTCACCCGCGCCCGCGGCTGA
- a CDS encoding MGMT family protein, producing MARLDPEEYAELVLVCVEQVPRGRVTTYGAIAEAVGAVLGGGGPRQVGSVMSAYGGPVPWWRVVRADGSPPDCHDGEAHQHHLEEGTPLRPSGKVDLARALWRPTPDVVRGGRGDDRLG from the coding sequence ATGGCGCGGCTGGACCCCGAGGAGTACGCCGAGCTGGTGCTGGTCTGCGTCGAGCAGGTGCCGCGCGGCCGGGTCACGACGTACGGCGCGATCGCCGAGGCGGTCGGGGCCGTGCTCGGCGGGGGCGGACCCCGCCAGGTCGGGTCGGTGATGTCGGCGTACGGCGGCCCGGTGCCGTGGTGGCGGGTGGTCCGGGCCGACGGCTCGCCCCCGGACTGCCACGACGGCGAGGCGCACCAGCACCACCTCGAGGAGGGCACCCCGCTGCGCCCCTCCGGCAAGGTCGACCTGGCCCGCGCGCTCTGGCGACCCACCCCGGACGTCGTCCGGGGCGGTCGCGGGGACGACCGCCTCGGATGA
- a CDS encoding FAD binding domain-containing protein, which produces MKPAPFAYRRPGSLPEALAALAGEPNAKVLAGGQSLVPLLSMRLAAPTLLVDINAVPGLDTIEVVEGGSTGRDPGVTVGALARHTDVLAHEDARRVQPLLGMALSHVAHATIRNRGTTVGSIVHADAAAEMPVVLKLLGGHVEAEGPAGRRRIAAHDLYLGPLESSLHHDEIAVSAFFPALAPRAGVAFDEIARRHGDYALCGVAALVRLVDEPGSGTVAEARAGYLSVAEVPSVVDLTAELAGGVTDAALAAAGERALAALDPADDIHATAAYRAQLVRVLTSRVLRSAFDHAVARSSTPDEDE; this is translated from the coding sequence GTGAAACCAGCACCGTTCGCCTATCGCCGACCCGGGTCGCTCCCGGAAGCACTGGCAGCCCTGGCCGGCGAACCGAACGCCAAGGTGCTGGCCGGTGGCCAGAGCCTGGTCCCGCTGCTGTCGATGCGTCTGGCGGCCCCGACGCTGCTGGTCGACATCAACGCGGTCCCGGGCCTGGACACCATCGAGGTGGTCGAGGGCGGGAGCACCGGCCGTGACCCCGGGGTCACGGTCGGTGCCCTCGCCCGGCACACCGACGTCCTCGCCCACGAGGACGCCCGCCGGGTCCAGCCGCTGCTGGGCATGGCGCTCTCCCACGTCGCCCACGCCACGATCCGCAACCGCGGCACCACGGTGGGCTCGATCGTGCACGCCGACGCGGCCGCCGAGATGCCGGTCGTGCTCAAGCTGCTCGGCGGCCACGTCGAGGCCGAGGGGCCCGCGGGCCGCCGCCGGATCGCCGCCCACGACCTCTACCTCGGCCCGCTGGAGTCCTCGCTGCACCACGACGAGATCGCGGTGTCGGCGTTCTTCCCCGCGCTCGCGCCCCGCGCGGGCGTGGCCTTCGACGAGATCGCCCGCCGGCACGGCGACTACGCGCTGTGCGGCGTGGCGGCCCTGGTCCGCCTCGTCGACGAGCCCGGCAGCGGGACCGTCGCCGAAGCGCGGGCGGGCTACCTGTCGGTCGCCGAGGTCCCCAGCGTCGTGGACCTGACGGCCGAGCTGGCCGGCGGCGTCACCGACGCCGCCCTGGCCGCGGCGGGGGAGCGGGCGCTGGCCGCCCTCGACCCCGCCGACGACATCCACGCCACCGCGGCCTACCGGGCCCAGCTGGTGCGCGTGCTGACCAGCCGGGTGCTGCGCTCGGCGTTCGACCACGCGGTCGCCCGGAGCAGCACCCCCGACGAGGACGAGTGA
- a CDS encoding DUF58 domain-containing protein: protein MDGWRPTAALGRALGLGGLGTAVAVLFGEPVIMVLTAPFLLLGALGLVHRPRSAPRLSTSLDHVLLHEGQGTTSRLHGEDLAGVEHATRLAAAVPHVALQPSSGRVGRLVGSDGELPALEVGPRRFGRRQLGADAVALTSRWAGYRWGPVILVGSQLQALPVRAPFDSRAEAPQPLGLVGAHRSRRPGEGTELASIRPFQTGDRLRRIHWRVSLRSDALHVVSTRGEEDSAVLLLVDALADHGRSGGLGGEASSLDVSVRAAAAVAEHHVRVGDRVGLRVVGTGGESVGYGTGQRHLQVLLGRLAGLQVGTPRAMEADRVQLRAEAGTVVIVLSPMLSEVMASVTATLVRRGLPVLVVDTLPEDAAPAVVEGTEPAIAALAWRMRRVERREVLDRLAALGCPVVPWRGPGTLDDVLRRLARRAQLPQVPAR from the coding sequence ATGGACGGCTGGCGACCGACGGCGGCGCTCGGCCGGGCCCTGGGCCTGGGCGGCCTCGGCACCGCGGTCGCCGTGCTGTTCGGCGAGCCGGTGATCATGGTGCTGACCGCGCCGTTCCTGCTGCTCGGCGCGCTCGGCCTGGTGCACCGGCCCCGGTCCGCGCCGCGGCTGAGCACCTCGCTGGACCACGTGCTGCTGCACGAGGGGCAGGGCACGACGTCCCGGCTGCACGGCGAGGACCTGGCCGGCGTCGAGCACGCGACCCGGCTGGCCGCGGCGGTGCCGCACGTGGCGCTGCAGCCGTCCTCGGGGCGGGTCGGCCGGCTGGTGGGGAGTGACGGCGAGCTGCCCGCCCTCGAGGTCGGCCCCCGCCGGTTCGGACGGCGGCAGCTGGGCGCCGACGCCGTCGCGCTGACCAGCCGCTGGGCGGGCTACCGGTGGGGGCCGGTGATCCTGGTCGGCAGCCAGCTGCAGGCGCTGCCCGTGCGGGCGCCGTTCGACTCGCGGGCCGAGGCGCCGCAGCCGCTGGGCCTGGTCGGCGCGCACCGCTCCCGCCGGCCGGGCGAGGGGACCGAGCTCGCGTCGATCCGGCCGTTCCAGACCGGCGACCGGCTGCGACGGATCCACTGGCGGGTCTCACTGCGCAGCGACGCGCTGCACGTGGTCAGCACCCGGGGCGAGGAGGACAGCGCCGTGCTGCTGCTGGTCGACGCGCTGGCCGACCACGGTCGCTCCGGCGGCCTCGGCGGCGAGGCGAGCAGCCTCGACGTGTCGGTGCGGGCCGCGGCGGCGGTGGCCGAGCACCACGTCCGGGTCGGTGACCGGGTCGGCCTGCGGGTCGTGGGCACCGGCGGGGAGTCGGTGGGCTACGGCACCGGGCAGCGGCACCTGCAGGTCCTGCTGGGGCGACTGGCGGGGCTGCAGGTCGGCACCCCCCGGGCCATGGAGGCCGACCGGGTGCAGCTGCGGGCGGAGGCCGGGACCGTGGTGATCGTGCTCTCCCCGATGCTCTCGGAGGTGATGGCCTCGGTGACCGCGACGCTGGTGCGTCGCGGCCTGCCGGTGCTGGTCGTGGACACGCTGCCGGAGGACGCCGCGCCGGCGGTGGTGGAGGGCACCGAGCCCGCGATCGCCGCGCTGGCGTGGCGGATGCGCCGGGTCGAGCGCCGGGAGGTGCTGGACCGGCTGGCCGCCCTCGGCTGCCCGGTCGTGCCGTGGCGCGGCCCGGGCACCCTCGACGACGTGCTGCGCCGGCTCGCCCGGCGCGCCCAGCTGCCCCAGGTGCCCGCCCGATGA
- a CDS encoding uracil-xanthine permease family protein, translating to MSMFKWDLVHPAPGEAVGPRQRLPWGKTVGLGAQHVVAMFGATFVFPLVMGLDPNLAIMFSGICTVLFLLVCQNRVPSYLGTSASFVAGVAAIRAQHGDSADVTGSILVAGVVLALVGLLVHFSGAGVIHKILPPAVTGAVVMLIGFNLAPVVAGIYWPQDQWVALLTATFMVCAAVLFPGFWSRIAVFLALIFGYVVSWLFDGIFGQIHSITGSSNGQQIDHDRLSWSLVKTADWIGFPSGKLADGVSVVHGPSFSLTFILLVLPGVIALIAENTGHVKAVAEMTGENLDPFMGRAIAADGAATALASLFGGSPTTTYAENIGVMGATRVYSTAAYYVAAAVAILLGLCPKFGAVVSATPGGVLGGITVVLYGMIGLVGAKIWVENHVDFGDPVNMVGLAAGLIAGIGGVTLTFTDNFSLSGIALGTILVIVYFHMVNRPHRTGGHPTATGPQHLGADEVTRAL from the coding sequence ATGTCGATGTTCAAGTGGGATCTCGTCCATCCCGCGCCGGGCGAGGCCGTCGGTCCGCGCCAGCGCCTCCCTTGGGGCAAGACGGTGGGCCTCGGTGCCCAGCACGTGGTCGCGATGTTCGGTGCCACGTTCGTCTTCCCCCTCGTCATGGGGCTCGACCCCAACCTGGCGATCATGTTCTCGGGCATCTGCACGGTGCTGTTCCTGCTCGTCTGCCAGAACCGGGTCCCGAGCTACCTCGGCACCAGCGCCTCCTTCGTGGCCGGTGTGGCCGCCATCCGCGCCCAGCACGGCGACTCCGCCGACGTGACCGGCAGCATCCTGGTCGCCGGCGTGGTGCTGGCCCTGGTCGGCCTGCTCGTGCACTTCTCGGGGGCCGGGGTCATCCACAAGATCCTGCCGCCGGCCGTGACCGGCGCGGTCGTCATGCTGATCGGCTTCAACCTGGCGCCCGTGGTGGCCGGCATCTACTGGCCGCAGGACCAGTGGGTGGCGCTGCTCACCGCCACCTTCATGGTCTGCGCGGCGGTGCTGTTCCCCGGCTTCTGGTCGCGCATCGCGGTGTTCCTCGCGCTGATCTTCGGCTACGTGGTCTCGTGGCTCTTCGACGGGATCTTCGGCCAGATCCACTCCATCACCGGGTCCAGCAACGGCCAGCAGATCGACCACGACCGCCTGAGCTGGAGCCTGGTCAAGACCGCCGACTGGATCGGCTTCCCGAGCGGCAAGCTCGCCGACGGCGTCTCGGTCGTGCACGGGCCCAGCTTCTCGCTGACCTTCATCCTGCTCGTGCTGCCCGGTGTCATCGCGCTGATCGCGGAGAACACCGGCCACGTCAAGGCGGTCGCCGAGATGACCGGTGAGAACCTCGACCCGTTCATGGGTCGGGCCATCGCCGCCGACGGTGCCGCGACGGCGCTGGCCAGCCTCTTCGGCGGGTCGCCCACCACGACGTACGCCGAGAACATCGGCGTCATGGGGGCCACCCGGGTCTACTCCACCGCCGCCTACTACGTGGCCGCCGCCGTGGCGATCCTGCTCGGCCTCTGCCCGAAGTTCGGCGCCGTCGTCAGCGCCACCCCCGGTGGCGTGCTCGGTGGCATCACCGTCGTGCTCTACGGCATGATCGGCCTGGTCGGCGCGAAGATCTGGGTCGAGAACCATGTCGACTTCGGCGACCCGGTGAACATGGTCGGCCTCGCGGCCGGCCTGATCGCGGGCATCGGCGGGGTCACGCTGACCTTCACCGACAACTTCTCGCTGAGCGGCATCGCGCTCGGCACGATCCTGGTGATCGTCTACTTCCACATGGTCAACCGGCCCCACCGCACCGGGGGCCACCCCACCGCGACCGGTCCCCAGCACCTTGGCGCCGACGAGGTGACGAGGGCACTGTGA
- a CDS encoding AAA family ATPase, which yields MTNQIERVPTVEEASRVAGQVLDEVERAVVGKRQALSLVLAALLAKGHVLLEDFPGLGKTLAARSFAQALGLDFRRAQFTPDLLPADLTGSFLYDQRRGEFQFRRGPLFTGLLLADEINRTPPKTQSALLEAMQERQVTVEGETFRLPEPFHVLATANPIEYEGTYPLPEAQLDRFLLRVGFGYPTASEEYDVIARRLDRRREEVVLDRVTDAVGLAGLQAAVETVRVDPSVGEYCVALAAATREHAEVLTGSSPRGSLALVLTARAFAVLRGRDYVVPEDVKSVARSVLAHRITVRPELWMTEASGRRVVDEVLAAVPTPPTLEGAVGGPLGGPVEGASY from the coding sequence GTGACGAACCAGATCGAGAGGGTGCCGACCGTCGAGGAGGCCTCCCGCGTGGCCGGGCAGGTGCTCGACGAGGTCGAGCGCGCCGTGGTCGGCAAGCGGCAGGCGCTCTCGCTGGTGCTGGCGGCGCTCCTCGCCAAGGGGCACGTGCTGCTCGAGGACTTCCCGGGGCTCGGCAAGACCCTCGCGGCCCGCTCGTTCGCCCAAGCGCTGGGGCTGGACTTCCGCCGCGCCCAGTTCACCCCCGACCTGCTGCCCGCCGACCTGACCGGCTCGTTCCTCTACGACCAGCGCCGCGGTGAGTTCCAGTTCCGCCGGGGCCCGCTGTTCACCGGGCTGCTGCTCGCCGACGAGATCAACCGGACTCCGCCGAAGACCCAGTCGGCCCTGCTCGAGGCGATGCAGGAGCGCCAGGTGACGGTGGAGGGCGAGACGTTCCGGTTGCCCGAGCCGTTCCACGTGCTCGCGACCGCCAACCCGATCGAGTACGAAGGCACCTACCCGCTGCCCGAGGCGCAGCTGGACCGGTTCCTGCTCCGGGTGGGCTTCGGCTACCCGACGGCGTCGGAGGAGTACGACGTGATCGCGCGCCGGCTCGACCGCCGCCGCGAGGAGGTGGTCCTGGACCGGGTGACCGACGCCGTCGGGCTGGCCGGGCTCCAGGCCGCGGTCGAGACGGTGCGGGTGGACCCGAGCGTGGGGGAGTACTGCGTGGCGCTCGCGGCGGCGACCCGCGAGCACGCCGAGGTGCTCACCGGCTCCAGCCCGCGCGGCTCGCTGGCGCTGGTGCTCACCGCGCGCGCGTTCGCGGTGCTCCGGGGCCGGGACTACGTGGTGCCCGAGGACGTGAAGTCGGTCGCGCGGTCGGTGCTGGCGCACCGGATCACGGTGCGCCCGGAGCTGTGGATGACCGAGGCCAGTGGCCGGCGGGTCGTCGACGAGGTGCTGGCGGCGGTGCCGACCCCGCCCACCCTGGAGGGCGCCGTCGGTGGCCCCCTCGGCGGCCCCGTCGAGGGCGCGTCGTACTGA
- a CDS encoding FdrA family protein, producing the protein MTDLTHVELRAGAYADSVTLLQVSRTVQGVDGVAAAQVAMATALNLDVLTQMGFAVPAEAGTNDMVVAVRVTDQEALDRALAAVDQALRDASRRDTGPSELAPPRTTGAALRHATDGLALVSVPGASALVEAMDALDAGRDVMIFSDNVPLDQEIALKRTATARGLLVMGPDCGTAVVGGLGLGFANTVAPGPVGLVAASGTGCQQLLALLDHAGVGVTSALGVGGRDLSSDVRGLSTREAMRRLDADPAVELVVVVSKPPAEAVAAEIQEYAATLDTPVELALLGAGRPDLTAAAEAVLRRLGHAVPSWPASGEAAPATRGTALRGLFVGGTLCDEAMLIATEALGPVHSNIPLSPGLELDADLAAPAGGPGHTFVDFGDDALTAGRAHPMIDPTLRLDHLARVAADERTAVVLLDVVLGHGSEPDPAALLAPAVSAVTAAGVPVVVAVVGTDADPQGLDRQVRALVAAGAEVHLSNARAAHRALELLPSTGKAR; encoded by the coding sequence ATGACCGACCTGACCCACGTCGAGCTGCGCGCCGGCGCCTACGCCGACTCGGTGACGCTGCTCCAGGTGAGCCGCACCGTGCAGGGCGTCGACGGCGTCGCTGCGGCGCAGGTGGCGATGGCCACCGCCCTGAACCTCGACGTGCTGACCCAGATGGGCTTCGCCGTCCCGGCCGAGGCGGGCACCAACGACATGGTGGTCGCCGTGCGGGTGACCGACCAGGAGGCGCTGGACCGGGCGCTCGCGGCGGTGGACCAGGCGCTGCGCGACGCGAGCCGGCGCGACACCGGGCCCAGCGAGCTCGCGCCGCCCCGCACCACCGGCGCGGCCCTGCGGCACGCCACCGACGGGCTCGCGCTGGTCTCCGTGCCCGGCGCCAGCGCGCTGGTCGAGGCGATGGACGCCCTCGACGCGGGCCGGGACGTGATGATCTTCAGCGACAACGTGCCGCTGGACCAGGAGATCGCCCTGAAGCGCACCGCCACCGCCCGCGGGCTGCTGGTGATGGGCCCGGACTGCGGCACCGCGGTCGTGGGCGGTCTCGGCCTGGGCTTCGCCAACACCGTCGCCCCCGGCCCGGTGGGCCTGGTCGCCGCCTCCGGCACCGGCTGCCAGCAGCTGCTGGCGCTGCTCGACCACGCCGGGGTGGGCGTGACCTCCGCGCTCGGGGTCGGCGGGCGCGACCTGTCCTCCGACGTCCGCGGGCTGTCCACCCGGGAGGCGATGCGCCGGCTCGACGCCGACCCCGCGGTCGAGCTCGTCGTCGTGGTGTCCAAGCCACCGGCCGAGGCGGTGGCCGCGGAGATCCAGGAGTACGCCGCCACGCTGGACACCCCGGTCGAGCTCGCCCTGCTCGGGGCCGGCCGGCCGGACCTCACCGCGGCCGCGGAGGCGGTGCTGCGCCGGCTCGGCCACGCCGTACCGTCCTGGCCCGCCAGCGGCGAGGCCGCCCCCGCCACCCGCGGCACCGCGCTGCGCGGGCTGTTCGTCGGCGGCACGCTGTGCGACGAGGCGATGCTGATCGCCACCGAGGCCCTCGGCCCGGTGCACAGCAACATCCCGCTCTCCCCCGGGCTCGAGCTCGACGCCGACCTCGCGGCCCCGGCCGGCGGGCCGGGCCACACGTTCGTCGACTTCGGCGACGACGCGCTGACCGCCGGCCGCGCCCACCCGATGATCGACCCGACCCTGCGCCTGGACCACCTGGCCCGGGTGGCCGCCGACGAGCGCACCGCCGTGGTGCTGCTCGACGTGGTCCTCGGTCACGGGTCCGAGCCCGACCCGGCGGCCCTGCTCGCCCCGGCGGTCTCGGCCGTCACGGCGGCCGGCGTACCCGTCGTGGTGGCGGTGGTCGGCACCGACGCCGACCCGCAGGGGCTGGATCGCCAGGTGCGCGCCCTGGTGGCGGCCGGCGCCGAGGTCCACCTGTCCAACGCCCGCGCGGCCCACCGCGCGCTGGAGCTCCTCCCCTCGACCGGAAAGGCCCGCTGA
- a CDS encoding DUF4129 domain-containing protein — protein sequence MGARRASVTAVAAVAGTVLLVSLLVTWAASIGPDAVLRGAGPATHRASVTPTRTATPSGTPTAARSSRPPQQRPAGHHPVVGALLGVLLVVVVVALAGLLMLVLRRLWEAWTLRRRPPPEPEQADFDAIETPRRLAAEMVRDAARQRELLEEGDPRNAIVAAWHRFEEQAAEAGLRRRPWETSAEFTLRVLDLVDADSAQVARLAALFREARFSEHALGEPARAEALAALDAVHAGLQAVAGARR from the coding sequence ATGGGGGCACGACGGGCATCGGTCACCGCCGTGGCGGCGGTGGCCGGCACGGTGCTGCTGGTGTCGCTGCTGGTCACCTGGGCCGCCTCGATCGGGCCCGATGCCGTGCTGCGTGGCGCCGGACCGGCGACCCACCGGGCGAGCGTGACGCCGACCCGGACCGCCACGCCGTCCGGGACTCCCACCGCCGCGCGGTCGTCGCGGCCGCCGCAGCAGCGGCCGGCGGGCCACCACCCGGTGGTCGGCGCGCTGCTGGGCGTGCTCCTCGTGGTGGTCGTCGTGGCGCTCGCCGGCCTGCTGATGCTGGTGCTGCGCCGGTTGTGGGAGGCGTGGACGCTGCGGCGCCGGCCCCCGCCCGAGCCGGAGCAGGCCGACTTCGACGCGATCGAGACCCCGCGGCGGCTCGCCGCCGAGATGGTCCGCGACGCGGCCCGGCAGCGTGAGCTGCTCGAGGAGGGCGATCCGCGCAACGCGATCGTGGCCGCCTGGCACCGGTTCGAGGAGCAGGCGGCCGAGGCCGGCCTACGACGCCGGCCGTGGGAGACCTCGGCGGAGTTCACGCTGCGGGTCCTCGACCTCGTCGACGCCGACAGCGCCCAGGTGGCCCGGCTCGCCGCGCTCTTCCGGGAGGCCCGGTTCTCCGAGCACGCCCTGGGCGAGCCCGCGCGCGCCGAGGCGCTCGCCGCACTCGACGCCGTCCACGCGGGGCTGCAGGCCGTCGCGGGGGCCCGCCGGTGA